In a genomic window of Candidatus Dadabacteria bacterium:
- a CDS encoding ABC transporter substrate-binding protein — MWNFNAKKITVFMSAAVVFAVLLLGSFSCGQNETEEVGVGVVVPLTGPLSSNGLQMKNGMELALGEINGSPLLGGKEIRFIIEDSEGTPDGAERAYRKLIEQDGVVAVLGPFTSSATERIIPVAQQNGVVAFSPTSAARGLSARSEFAFRASLTVDPLVQSGVVVTREQLRYNNVATIVNEADAFSSSNHEKVKEELEKHGVRVVSEQTYSRPTGALPDLTSQLTDIINAVPPPEALFISALAPGRRGVMTQARRLGMDMNVPFLITLATQDDVREAADAAEGAITFTTWIADIDTPENRRFLKNFRAKYGEPDAFAALSYASTYILAEAIADASSIDPEAIRDAMADIRADTLLGEFYFDRYGDAVYEPIVGIVENGRFKVFGQ, encoded by the coding sequence ATGTGGAACTTTAACGCGAAAAAAATAACCGTCTTTATGTCTGCTGCCGTCGTCTTCGCAGTCCTGCTTCTCGGTTCTTTCTCCTGCGGCCAGAACGAAACCGAAGAGGTTGGCGTCGGCGTTGTTGTTCCCCTTACCGGTCCGCTTTCCTCAAACGGCCTGCAGATGAAAAACGGCATGGAGCTTGCCCTTGGGGAAATTAACGGGTCGCCACTGCTTGGCGGAAAAGAAATCAGGTTCATAATTGAGGATTCCGAGGGTACCCCAGACGGCGCCGAGAGAGCCTACAGAAAACTTATTGAGCAAGATGGAGTGGTCGCCGTTCTTGGTCCTTTTACGTCGAGCGCCACCGAAAGAATCATTCCAGTCGCGCAGCAAAATGGGGTTGTGGCTTTCAGTCCCACATCCGCGGCGCGCGGTCTCAGTGCCAGAAGCGAATTTGCCTTCCGTGCATCTCTCACCGTCGACCCGCTTGTGCAGTCTGGCGTCGTGGTTACCAGAGAGCAACTGCGTTACAATAACGTAGCCACGATAGTTAATGAAGCTGATGCTTTTTCCTCAAGTAACCACGAAAAGGTAAAAGAGGAGCTTGAAAAGCATGGTGTCAGGGTCGTGAGCGAGCAAACTTATTCTCGACCAACCGGTGCACTTCCCGACCTGACTAGCCAGTTAACCGACATAATAAATGCCGTTCCTCCGCCCGAGGCTCTTTTCATATCGGCTCTGGCTCCGGGCCGCAGAGGAGTCATGACTCAGGCACGGCGGCTCGGAATGGATATGAATGTTCCTTTTCTGATTACCCTGGCTACTCAAGATGATGTGAGAGAAGCTGCAGATGCGGCCGAGGGCGCTATTACCTTTACGACCTGGATTGCGGACATTGACACACCCGAGAACCGCAGGTTTCTTAAAAATTTCCGGGCAAAATACGGCGAACCCGATGCTTTCGCCGCACTGTCCTACGCATCTACCTATATACTGGCCGAGGCCATCGCCGATGCCTCTTCAATCGACCCAGAGGCTATACGCGACGCAATGGCCGATATCAGGGCGGACACGCTTTTAGGCGAGTTCTATTTTGACCGTTACGGGGATGCGGTTTACGAGCCGATTGTAGGAATAGTAGAAAACGGAAGGTTCAAGGTCTTCGGGCAGTAG
- the gltX gene encoding glutamate--tRNA ligase, giving the protein MKIVTRFAPSPTGALHVGAARTAIFNWLFSASLGGDFLLRIEDTDRARSEEKFERQIIESLKWLGLEWQGEIVRQSERLDTYGRLAERLIDEDKAYRCYVTAEELGRRREEAKEKGEVFRYRREWSQLGAAPGKPYAVRLSVPPGEKISVEDLVRGGIVFNSSEIEDFVILKADGFPTYNFAAAVDDAQMDISYVIRGDDHIINAPRQILIAEALGFSKPKLAHVPMILGADGKKLSKRHGAESVTEYRLRGYLPEAVLNYLVRLGWSFGDQEIFTAQELIEKFSLKGIGKSPSVFDPQKFLWLNGKYLRDLPEESISEKIVPLITQKGLPRPSSERLCKVVAQMRERSETLNAIVDQSLYFFTDDFEYDEKAAEKFLVERNGEIFTLLAEELSNVEDFSHDNIHGGFERVMQQTGLGLGKIAQPARVALTGSTKSPGIFDVVEILGRDTVALRLARAIDFISSRIA; this is encoded by the coding sequence GTGAAGATCGTAACAAGATTCGCTCCCAGCCCCACCGGCGCTCTTCATGTGGGAGCGGCCCGCACCGCCATTTTCAACTGGCTTTTCTCCGCGAGTCTCGGAGGAGATTTCCTGCTCAGAATCGAGGATACCGACCGCGCCCGCTCCGAGGAGAAATTCGAACGGCAGATTATCGAATCTCTTAAGTGGCTCGGACTTGAGTGGCAAGGGGAAATTGTTCGGCAGTCAGAGCGGCTCGATACTTACGGTCGGCTTGCCGAGCGGCTTATTGACGAGGACAAGGCGTACAGATGCTACGTTACTGCCGAGGAGCTTGGGCGCAGAAGAGAGGAGGCCAAGGAGAAAGGCGAGGTCTTCAGGTACAGAAGAGAATGGTCGCAACTCGGGGCGGCTCCTGGAAAACCCTACGCCGTGAGGCTTTCCGTGCCCCCCGGAGAGAAGATTTCCGTTGAGGACCTTGTCCGCGGCGGGATAGTTTTCAACTCTTCTGAAATAGAAGACTTCGTGATACTGAAAGCCGACGGATTTCCGACCTACAACTTCGCCGCGGCGGTTGATGACGCGCAGATGGATATATCTTACGTCATAAGGGGTGATGACCACATAATAAACGCCCCGAGACAGATACTGATAGCCGAGGCACTTGGCTTCTCAAAGCCGAAGCTTGCTCATGTTCCGATGATACTCGGTGCGGACGGAAAAAAACTCTCAAAGCGCCACGGTGCGGAATCCGTTACGGAGTACCGACTGCGCGGATATCTTCCGGAAGCGGTGCTTAATTATCTTGTGAGGCTGGGTTGGTCTTTCGGGGACCAGGAGATCTTCACAGCGCAGGAGCTTATTGAAAAATTCAGCCTGAAAGGCATCGGAAAATCTCCCTCGGTGTTTGACCCTCAGAAATTTCTCTGGCTTAACGGAAAATACTTGAGGGACCTGCCCGAGGAGAGCATATCAGAGAAAATAGTTCCTCTTATCACGCAAAAGGGACTTCCTAGGCCGTCTTCCGAACGGCTTTGTAAAGTAGTCGCGCAGATGCGGGAGCGTTCAGAGACTCTTAACGCAATAGTGGATCAGTCCCTTTACTTTTTCACCGACGATTTCGAGTACGACGAAAAGGCGGCGGAGAAGTTTCTAGTGGAGAGAAACGGCGAGATTTTCACGCTTCTGGCCGAGGAACTCTCCAACGTGGAGGATTTTTCCCATGATAATATTCATGGGGGTTTCGAGCGCGTGATGCAGCAAACGGGTCTCGGGCTCGGGAAAATAGCTCAGCCCGCTAGGGTTGCGCTTACCGGTTCTACGAAGAGTCCCGGGATTTTTGATGTTGTCGAGATACTGGGCAGAGACACCGTAGCGCTGCGCCTCGCGAGGGCAATTGACTTTATAAGCTCCCGCATCGCCTGA
- a CDS encoding ABC transporter substrate-binding protein produces MKKVAALLFFAVVAAAAVLGLVSCHGDSGEEIMVGVAFPLTGVSEGLGGNMKKGVELAVEEINASALLGGTDLRPVFEDTEGTPDGAERAFRKLIGEDAVSAIIGPWSSSSMRRIAPLVNESNVVAISPTSAASPDGITAPGDFIFRTSLTVDKMVPEGIRKTKGALEYSKAATIVNMDDTFSMSSNDKVLEELAKSPDVEVVEEQSFSRAKNDSLPDLTEQLRAIKDSGADVVFVSALSPGRQGVIVKARETGITASLIVIGLTETDVAEAEKKLTGSTEGVIAVTNWVTDSTPRSVDFVGKYKEKYEEDPDAYSARSYASTQILAAAIARASTSSPEDIRAALQMIGPESALDDTIFGKFYFDENGDGVHSFVVRIVRGGKFEALE; encoded by the coding sequence GTGAAAAAAGTAGCTGCGCTTTTGTTTTTTGCTGTGGTGGCCGCGGCTGCGGTCCTCGGTCTTGTTTCCTGCCATGGGGATAGCGGCGAGGAGATTATGGTCGGCGTCGCCTTTCCCCTTACGGGAGTGTCAGAGGGGCTTGGGGGAAACATGAAAAAAGGCGTCGAGCTCGCCGTGGAGGAAATCAACGCGTCGGCGCTTCTCGGCGGGACGGATCTCCGTCCGGTTTTTGAGGATACCGAAGGTACCCCGGACGGTGCGGAGAGAGCTTTTAGGAAGCTTATCGGCGAGGACGCTGTGAGTGCGATAATCGGTCCGTGGAGTTCCAGCTCGATGAGAAGAATCGCCCCGCTCGTGAACGAAAGCAATGTGGTGGCCATAAGTCCGACCTCCGCCGCGAGTCCGGACGGAATCACCGCTCCCGGCGATTTCATATTCCGCACTTCCCTTACCGTGGACAAAATGGTTCCCGAAGGGATAAGGAAAACCAAAGGCGCTCTGGAGTATTCAAAAGCGGCGACCATAGTCAACATGGACGACACTTTCTCCATGAGCAGCAACGACAAGGTGCTTGAGGAGCTTGCGAAGTCCCCGGACGTGGAAGTCGTGGAAGAGCAGAGTTTCAGCCGAGCAAAGAACGACTCCCTTCCCGATCTCACGGAGCAGTTACGCGCCATAAAGGACTCGGGTGCGGATGTGGTATTCGTTTCGGCTCTTTCGCCGGGGCGCCAGGGGGTAATAGTCAAGGCCCGCGAGACGGGCATAACAGCCTCCCTGATCGTGATTGGGCTCACGGAGACGGACGTGGCGGAGGCCGAAAAGAAGCTGACGGGGTCGACCGAAGGTGTCATTGCGGTTACGAACTGGGTAACCGACAGCACGCCCCGGAGCGTGGATTTCGTCGGGAAATACAAGGAGAAATACGAAGAGGACCCCGACGCGTACTCGGCGCGCTCCTACGCTTCCACCCAAATACTGGCCGCCGCCATTGCGCGCGCCTCAACATCCAGTCCGGAGGATATCAGGGCGGCCCTGCAGATGATCGGTCCGGAATCCGCTCTGGACGACACTATTTTCGGGAAATTCTATTTCGACGAGAACGGGGATGGGGTCCACAGCTTCGTGGTAAGGATAGTCCGCGGCGGCAAGTTCGAAGCCCTCGAGTAA
- a CDS encoding peptide ABC transporter substrate-binding protein: MKRSKEFLPILCIFLFISCGSGNRAPDAADISRKDTLNINIGTEPPTLDWSLATDVTSFTIIENIMDGLAAFDEKYEPVPALARSWRVSEDGRTYTFKIREKVLWTDGKPLKAGDFLYSWERILRPETAGSYAYFLFDIQNARKFNSGEIKDFGEVGVKAPDDHTLIVTLEKPRAYFLSLVTFMSTFPMRKDIVEKYGTRWTEAANIVTLGPYRLKEWKHHKEVLIEEYESYWGDKPKSAKKVKMIMNENPVSTLALYESGELDFLDSKGIPLLEVPRVRKLPDFKQSVVFRNNYIGFNTKKAPFDNPLVRKAFASSIDRESLAGLLQGAGVPVTSWIPIDMLAHNPRIGISFDVHKARKFLEMAGYPGGENFPKTAFLYPDTGNNRIVAEAFQSLWKEHLGIEVKLVNQEWTVYLSTLRTDPPPVFRAGWQADFPDPHNFMNLFECGSGNNRTKWCNPEYDRLVEKAAGILDRGQRTNLYNSAQRILTETDVPIVPYLNSVQQNMIKPYVKGLEPDRLNFLYFSRVEFVDHLTSGER; this comes from the coding sequence ATGAAAAGATCGAAAGAATTTCTTCCGATTCTCTGCATTTTCCTTTTCATTTCCTGCGGTTCTGGAAACAGGGCCCCCGACGCCGCAGATATTTCCCGCAAGGACACGCTTAACATAAATATCGGCACCGAACCTCCCACGCTTGACTGGTCTCTCGCTACCGATGTCACATCTTTTACAATCATAGAGAACATAATGGACGGTCTCGCGGCGTTTGATGAAAAATACGAACCCGTACCCGCTCTCGCGCGAAGCTGGCGGGTAAGCGAGGATGGAAGGACTTATACCTTTAAAATAAGGGAAAAAGTCTTGTGGACGGATGGAAAGCCCCTTAAGGCCGGGGATTTCCTTTATTCCTGGGAAAGGATTCTTCGGCCCGAAACCGCCGGAAGTTACGCTTATTTCCTTTTCGACATACAAAACGCAAGGAAGTTCAATTCCGGGGAGATAAAGGATTTCGGCGAAGTCGGGGTAAAAGCCCCGGATGACCATACCCTTATTGTTACTCTTGAAAAGCCGAGGGCCTATTTTCTGAGCCTAGTCACTTTCATGTCCACTTTTCCGATGAGAAAGGATATTGTTGAGAAATACGGAACTAGGTGGACTGAAGCAGCAAACATAGTCACTCTGGGACCTTACAGATTGAAAGAATGGAAGCATCATAAGGAGGTTCTTATCGAGGAGTATGAAAGCTACTGGGGAGACAAACCCAAAAGCGCCAAAAAAGTGAAGATGATAATGAACGAAAACCCCGTATCCACTCTCGCCCTTTATGAGAGCGGGGAACTCGATTTTCTTGACAGCAAGGGAATTCCCCTGCTTGAGGTTCCAAGGGTCAGAAAGCTTCCGGATTTTAAGCAGAGCGTGGTTTTCAGAAACAACTACATAGGGTTTAACACCAAGAAAGCTCCGTTTGACAATCCTCTGGTGAGAAAGGCTTTTGCGAGTTCGATAGACAGGGAAAGCCTCGCCGGACTTCTCCAAGGGGCGGGAGTGCCCGTAACTTCATGGATACCGATTGACATGCTTGCCCACAATCCCCGGATCGGTATTTCGTTTGATGTGCACAAGGCGAGGAAATTTCTTGAGATGGCTGGTTATCCGGGCGGAGAGAATTTTCCGAAGACCGCTTTCCTTTATCCGGATACCGGAAACAACAGAATTGTAGCCGAGGCGTTCCAGAGCCTGTGGAAGGAGCATCTCGGCATCGAGGTGAAGCTCGTGAATCAGGAATGGACCGTATATCTAAGCACGCTCAGAACGGATCCACCGCCCGTATTCAGGGCTGGATGGCAGGCGGATTTTCCGGATCCTCACAATTTCATGAATCTCTTTGAATGTGGAAGCGGGAATAACCGTACCAAGTGGTGCAATCCGGAGTACGATCGATTAGTGGAGAAGGCAGCCGGGATTCTGGATCGCGGGCAAAGAACGAACCTTTACAACAGTGCCCAGAGAATTCTTACGGAAACCGACGTTCCAATAGTTCCTTATCTTAACTCGGTTCAGCAGAACATGATCAAGCCGTACGTAAAAGGGCTTGAACCTGACCGTCTGAATTTCCTTTACTTCAGCAGAGTCGAGTTTGTGGACCATCTTACATCCGGCGAACGCTGA
- a CDS encoding acyl-CoA carboxylase subunit beta translates to MKEKVRILEDKEKEANLGGGEARIKRQHDSGKRTARERITELLDRDTFVELDKFVLHDCTDFGMEKRRILGDGVVTGYGKIEGRQVFVYAQDFTVFGGSLGLEQGKKICKIMDLALSTGAPIIGLNDSGGARIQEGVKSLGAYGEIFLRNVISSGVIPQISAIMGPCAGGAVYSPVMNDFTIMSKNTSYMFVTGPDVIKTVTHEEVSSEELGGAMVHNSVSGVAHFASEDDDDSIEIIKELLGFLPSNNMEDPPVIPCDDPADRKETSLRGLIPDNPNKPYDILDVVRPIVDHSYFFEVQEHYAKNIVVGFARMNGQPVGVVGNQPKVLAGCLDIDASVKAARFVRFCDAFNIPLLTFVDVPGFLPGTSQEWGGIIRHGAKLLYAYCEATVPRITVITRKAYGGAYDVMSSKHIRGDVNLAYPTAEIAVMGPDGAVNIISRGEIAAADDPDTERIRLIEEYKKNFANPYRAASLGYIDEVIKPEDTRPRVIAALEMLNGKRQTLPPKKHGNIPL, encoded by the coding sequence ATGAAAGAAAAAGTCAGAATTCTTGAAGATAAGGAAAAAGAGGCAAATCTGGGCGGCGGGGAAGCCAGAATCAAAAGACAGCATGATTCCGGCAAGCGCACAGCCCGCGAACGAATAACCGAGCTCCTTGACAGGGATACCTTCGTTGAACTTGACAAGTTTGTCCTGCACGACTGCACGGACTTCGGCATGGAGAAAAGGAGAATCCTCGGCGACGGCGTGGTCACGGGCTACGGAAAGATTGAAGGACGCCAGGTGTTTGTCTACGCTCAGGACTTTACGGTTTTCGGCGGTTCCCTGGGTCTTGAACAGGGAAAGAAGATATGCAAGATAATGGATCTGGCGCTTTCAACCGGGGCGCCGATCATTGGGCTTAATGATTCCGGCGGGGCAAGAATCCAGGAAGGGGTAAAGAGTCTCGGAGCGTACGGAGAGATATTTCTTCGGAACGTGATCTCCTCGGGAGTCATACCTCAGATATCCGCGATCATGGGCCCGTGTGCCGGGGGAGCGGTTTATTCCCCGGTAATGAACGATTTTACGATCATGTCGAAAAACACAAGCTACATGTTCGTTACAGGTCCCGACGTGATCAAGACCGTTACCCATGAAGAGGTCTCCTCAGAAGAACTCGGCGGCGCCATGGTTCACAATTCCGTAAGCGGCGTCGCGCATTTTGCCTCGGAGGATGACGACGACTCAATAGAGATAATAAAGGAACTCCTGGGTTTTCTCCCCTCAAACAACATGGAGGATCCTCCGGTGATTCCCTGCGATGACCCCGCGGACAGAAAAGAGACAAGTCTTCGCGGGCTTATCCCCGATAATCCCAACAAGCCTTATGACATACTGGATGTGGTTCGGCCCATAGTTGATCATTCGTATTTCTTCGAGGTGCAGGAACACTACGCAAAGAACATAGTGGTAGGGTTTGCGAGGATGAACGGACAGCCGGTCGGCGTGGTTGGAAACCAGCCCAAAGTGCTTGCGGGATGTCTTGACATAGACGCTTCGGTTAAGGCCGCCAGATTTGTAAGGTTCTGCGATGCCTTCAATATCCCTCTCCTTACCTTTGTTGACGTGCCGGGTTTTCTCCCGGGAACCTCGCAGGAATGGGGAGGAATCATAAGGCACGGCGCGAAACTGCTTTACGCCTACTGTGAGGCAACGGTTCCGAGAATTACCGTGATAACCAGAAAAGCCTACGGAGGTGCTTACGACGTCATGTCCTCGAAACATATAAGAGGAGACGTCAACCTTGCCTATCCCACCGCGGAAATCGCGGTCATGGGACCTGACGGGGCCGTGAACATAATTTCCCGGGGAGAGATAGCCGCTGCGGATGACCCGGACACAGAGAGAATCAGGCTCATTGAGGAGTACAAAAAGAATTTCGCGAATCCTTACCGCGCTGCGAGCTTGGGCTACATAGACGAGGTCATAAAGCCCGAGGACACGAGACCGAGAGTGATAGCTGCGCTTGAGATGCTGAACGGAAAAAGACAGACGCTTCCGCCGAAAAAGCATGGGAACATTCCCCTCTGA
- the accC gene encoding acetyl-CoA carboxylase biotin carboxylase subunit: MFKKILIANRGEIAVRIIRACRELGIATVAVYSDADRDALHVMLADEAYHIGPSKPSESYLVGKKVVAAAKESGAEAIHPGFGFLSENDSFAELCEKEGVVFIGPSAEAIRLMGDKVTARKIAREANLPLVPGSEGAVSDVEASRVAKKIGYPVMIKASAGGGGKGMRLVNSKEEFESSLRMARSEAFSSFGDDSVFIEKFIQQPRHVEVQVLGDRHGNLLHLFERECSIQRRHQKVIEEAPSGFISQKTRKNMCEVALRIAKAVDYFGAGTVEFIMDQEENFYFLEMNTRVQVEHPVTEMITGLDIVKWMIRIASGEKLPFKQSAIKMQGHALECRVYAEDPATNFLPSPGPLHYVRAPSGPGVRDDSSVYSGCEITSFYDPMLSKLVVWGNSREDAVDRMLSALREYVVLGVRTNLGFLIRMMRDPEFRKAQIDTGFIERHPELLVPEESDSEVILMAAAVAMNGGSNQIVQGKTAASSGWKLFARRVGVSGNPLL; this comes from the coding sequence ATGTTCAAAAAAATACTGATAGCAAACAGGGGAGAGATAGCGGTAAGAATCATCAGGGCCTGCCGGGAGCTTGGAATTGCTACGGTGGCAGTTTACTCGGACGCTGACAGAGACGCTCTTCACGTTATGCTTGCGGACGAGGCTTACCATATAGGACCGTCGAAACCCTCTGAGAGCTACTTGGTCGGGAAGAAGGTAGTTGCTGCAGCCAAGGAATCCGGGGCCGAAGCCATACACCCGGGATTCGGGTTTCTTTCCGAAAACGATTCCTTCGCCGAACTGTGCGAGAAAGAGGGCGTGGTTTTCATAGGACCTTCCGCGGAAGCGATAAGGCTTATGGGGGATAAAGTAACCGCGAGAAAGATAGCCAGAGAAGCGAACTTGCCCCTTGTTCCCGGATCTGAGGGAGCCGTATCCGATGTTGAAGCCTCTAGGGTGGCGAAGAAAATCGGCTACCCGGTAATGATAAAGGCCTCTGCAGGCGGGGGCGGAAAGGGAATGAGACTCGTTAATTCCAAGGAGGAGTTCGAATCGTCCCTTCGTATGGCCAGGAGTGAGGCGTTTTCCTCTTTTGGAGACGATTCGGTATTCATAGAAAAATTCATTCAGCAACCGAGACACGTCGAAGTCCAGGTTCTCGGAGACAGGCACGGAAACCTGCTGCACCTGTTCGAGCGCGAATGCTCGATACAGAGACGCCACCAGAAGGTGATAGAGGAAGCTCCCTCGGGATTCATAAGCCAGAAGACCAGAAAAAACATGTGCGAAGTTGCGCTTCGCATAGCAAAAGCGGTTGACTATTTCGGGGCCGGCACGGTCGAGTTCATAATGGATCAGGAGGAGAATTTCTACTTTCTTGAGATGAACACCAGAGTGCAGGTCGAGCACCCGGTTACGGAAATGATCACAGGACTCGATATAGTGAAATGGATGATAAGGATAGCTTCGGGGGAAAAGCTGCCTTTCAAGCAGTCTGCCATAAAAATGCAGGGCCATGCTCTTGAATGCAGGGTTTACGCCGAGGACCCGGCCACTAATTTTCTTCCCTCGCCGGGGCCCCTTCACTACGTGCGCGCTCCCAGCGGTCCGGGAGTGAGGGACGACTCGTCCGTTTACAGCGGCTGCGAGATAACGTCTTTTTACGATCCGATGCTCTCAAAGCTTGTCGTCTGGGGAAATTCCCGGGAAGATGCGGTAGACAGGATGCTCTCCGCCCTGAGGGAATACGTGGTTCTGGGAGTGAGAACCAATCTCGGATTTCTGATCAGGATGATGCGGGATCCGGAGTTCCGCAAGGCGCAGATTGACACAGGTTTTATAGAAAGACATCCAGAACTTCTTGTGCCCGAGGAGTCTGATTCTGAAGTTATACTCATGGCCGCCGCCGTTGCCATGAACGGCGGTTCGAACCAAATTGTGCAGGGGAAAACCGCTGCTTCTTCGGGCTGGAAACTTTTTGCCAGAAGGGTCGGCGTATCCGGGAATCCGCTGTTATGA
- a CDS encoding cobalamin-binding protein yields MRICSLLPSSTEIVFALGLEEDLVAVTHECDYPPQARSKPVVVNSILKEKGKLSSAHIDEFVSRSRLEGKSVYLIDSECLREIKPDLIITQGLCDVCAVSENEVTEVCEILENSPEVLSLEPSTIGEIMDSILLLGEVTGTREKASQIVDGLRKRIESVEKKLSGERYQPGVFCLEWLDPPYAAGHWVPEMVKTAGGEPLISRAGEPSFKTTWDEILESSPDYLILMPCGFDVEKTLDGIEDVTSGVRQWHALRAVKKGHCYIVDANSYFSRPSPRIVDGIELLAGITHSDIFTQQPRANSVLNVKNHFYLQTFLG; encoded by the coding sequence ATGAGAATATGTTCACTTCTTCCCAGTTCAACTGAGATAGTATTTGCCCTCGGACTTGAAGAGGACCTGGTCGCAGTAACCCACGAATGCGATTATCCGCCCCAGGCACGCAGCAAGCCCGTGGTCGTAAACAGCATCCTCAAAGAAAAGGGAAAGCTCTCAAGCGCGCACATAGACGAATTTGTAAGCCGAAGCCGCCTGGAGGGAAAAAGCGTCTACCTGATCGATTCGGAGTGCCTTAGAGAGATAAAGCCGGACCTTATCATAACCCAGGGACTTTGCGATGTCTGCGCCGTATCCGAAAACGAGGTAACGGAAGTCTGCGAGATTCTTGAGAACAGCCCCGAAGTACTGTCTCTCGAGCCCTCCACCATCGGGGAAATAATGGATTCCATACTGCTTCTGGGAGAGGTCACCGGAACCAGGGAAAAAGCCTCACAGATCGTGGATGGTCTTCGCAAAAGAATCGAGAGCGTCGAGAAAAAGCTCTCGGGAGAAAGGTACCAGCCAGGGGTTTTCTGCCTTGAGTGGCTTGACCCTCCTTACGCCGCCGGGCACTGGGTGCCGGAGATGGTAAAGACGGCGGGGGGAGAACCGCTAATCTCAAGGGCGGGAGAACCTTCGTTTAAAACAACCTGGGATGAGATACTCGAGTCATCGCCTGACTACCTGATCCTGATGCCCTGCGGGTTTGACGTAGAGAAAACGCTTGATGGGATAGAGGATGTGACAAGCGGGGTAAGGCAATGGCATGCGCTGCGCGCGGTAAAAAAAGGTCACTGCTACATAGTGGACGCTAACTCCTATTTCAGCAGACCGTCCCCCCGGATCGTCGACGGAATTGAACTGCTGGCAGGAATAACCCACTCCGACATATTCACGCAACAGCCGAGGGCCAACTCGGTTCTAAACGTGAAAAATCATTTCTATCTGCAGACTTTTCTCGGTTAA
- the coaE gene encoding dephospho-CoA kinase (Dephospho-CoA kinase (CoaE) performs the final step in coenzyme A biosynthesis.) has protein sequence MKIYGLTGNIGSGKSTVAGMLREFGAFTVDADEVAREIVRPGEPALLEIVDCFGREVLCADGTLDRGALAERVFANEEDRKRLNGITHPKILERIKEKMSARSGEPIVFVEASLIDRGGGGLDELIDGLVVVTCPEELRERRVASRDGMSPEEIRRRMDSQMSEEEKASQADFLIKNSSGMENLHAQVHALFETLCAEEP, from the coding sequence ATGAAAATATACGGACTTACAGGAAATATAGGTTCGGGGAAATCGACTGTGGCGGGGATGCTGCGCGAGTTCGGGGCGTTCACTGTGGATGCAGACGAGGTGGCGAGGGAAATCGTGCGGCCCGGGGAGCCCGCGCTTTTGGAAATCGTCGACTGTTTCGGCCGAGAGGTTCTCTGCGCGGACGGGACGCTTGACCGCGGCGCCCTTGCTGAAAGAGTGTTTGCAAACGAGGAGGACCGCAAGCGGCTTAACGGGATAACCCATCCGAAGATTCTTGAGCGGATAAAGGAGAAAATGTCCGCCCGAAGTGGCGAACCGATTGTGTTTGTTGAGGCGTCGCTTATAGACCGCGGGGGCGGTGGTCTTGATGAATTGATCGACGGTCTGGTGGTAGTTACGTGTCCCGAAGAATTGAGGGAACGCAGGGTGGCGTCCCGTGACGGGATGTCGCCTGAGGAAATCCGCCGCCGCATGGATTCCCAGATGTCAGAAGAGGAAAAGGCTTCTCAGGCCGATTTTCTCATAAAAAACTCCTCCGGCATGGAGAATCTGCACGCCCAAGTCCATGCTCTGTTCGAGACTCTTTGCGCTGAGGAACCTTGA